Proteins co-encoded in one Chrysemys picta bellii isolate R12L10 chromosome 13, ASM1138683v2, whole genome shotgun sequence genomic window:
- the LOC112059495 gene encoding WAP four-disulfide core domain protein 5-like — translation MKSVGVLFLLVGLLTLWTALPAATGQKRVKPGTCPADDIRCIREEPDECARDADCRGKKKCCHFFCAMRCVDPEKVKPGTCPADNIRCIRAEPDECARDADCKGKKKCCYSRCAMRCVYPAQA, via the exons ATGAAGTCAGTGGGCGTCCTCTTCCTCCTcgtggggctcctcaccctctggACTGCGCTGCCGGCTGCCACTGGGCAGAAGCGAG TGAAACCTGGGACCTGCCCAGCAGATGACATAAGGTGTATTCGGGAAGAACCTGACGAATGTGCCAGGGATGCTGACTgcagaggaaaaaagaaatgcTGTCATTTCTTTTGTGCCATGCGCTGCGTGGACCCAGAAAAAG TGAAACCTGGGACCTGCCCAGCAGATAACATAAGGTGTATTCGGGCAGAACCTGACGAATGTGCCAGGGATGCTGActgcaaaggaaaaaagaaatgctGTTATTCCCGTTGTGCCATGCGCTGTGTGTACCCAGCACAAG CATAA